A section of the Methanobrevibacter sp. genome encodes:
- a CDS encoding TIGR00266 family protein, whose product MEYEIKGGAFPMVVCKLQKGETVKNETGAMAYMTSDIKMDTNTGGGLLKGIGRALSGDTIFLNFFTAQSDNQEIGFSSCTPGKIIPIRLNGSNTIIGQKNAFLAAEDGVDLDMYFRKKLGAGIFGGEGFILQKFSGTGLLFLEVDGEVIEHNLQPGEKLLVDPGHIAAMEESVEFDIERVKGAKNMLFGEGLFFARLQGPGKVWIQTMPISKLAEAIIPFLPANNEH is encoded by the coding sequence ATGGAATACGAAATAAAAGGCGGAGCATTTCCTATGGTAGTTTGTAAACTACAAAAAGGCGAAACCGTGAAAAACGAAACTGGCGCAATGGCATATATGACATCAGATATAAAAATGGATACAAATACTGGAGGCGGTCTTCTTAAAGGTATTGGAAGAGCATTGTCTGGTGATACAATATTTTTGAACTTCTTCACTGCACAATCAGACAATCAGGAAATCGGATTTTCATCATGCACACCAGGAAAAATCATTCCAATCAGATTAAATGGATCCAATACCATTATCGGGCAGAAAAATGCGTTTTTGGCTGCAGAAGATGGAGTTGACCTTGACATGTACTTCAGGAAAAAACTGGGTGCAGGAATATTTGGTGGAGAAGGATTCATTCTTCAGAAATTCAGCGGAACAGGATTACTATTTTTGGAAGTCGATGGAGAAGTCATTGAACATAATCTGCAGCCGGGAGAAAAATTATTAGTTGATCCGGGACACATTGCAGCAATGGAAGAAAGCGTTGAATTTGACATTGAAAGAGTCAAAGGCGCTAAAAACATGCTGTTCGGTGAAGGATTGTTCTTCGCAAGACTGCAAGGACCTGGAAAAGTATGGATACAAACCATGCCAATCAGCAAATTAGCTGAAGCCATCATACCATTCCTACCAGCAAACAATGAACATTAA
- a CDS encoding aminopeptidase P family protein, whose protein sequence is MNIHIENILKDLEKDNFQAYLLTQFTNVEYISNYKPTSFAFCIIQENPIIYASGMDMELANRDSSIEVKEFESFDVMVGELKKEGIKNLAIEPTLPYSTYVRFRDDFTIDSKNYIDAQRMIKTPDEIEKITKATEIAQKSFLQLDIYNNGGSEKEVAFDLVRYMIENGAEKESFDTIVTSGANSSLPHAIPQAKSLEEPILIDWGAIFEGYCSDNTRTMVYTESQQEIWNIVAESHDKAIKAIKPGMKCCEVDKVARDIISDYGYGDKFIHSTGHSLGLDIHETPGFSLRDETIIKEGMVITVEPGIYLEGEFGVRLEDTVHITKRGNVIGDLPLNI, encoded by the coding sequence ATGAATATTCATATTGAAAATATTTTAAAGGATTTGGAAAAGGATAACTTTCAAGCTTATTTGCTTACACAATTCACTAATGTTGAATACATTTCAAATTACAAGCCAACAAGTTTTGCATTCTGCATAATACAGGAAAACCCAATTATTTATGCTTCAGGCATGGATATGGAATTGGCCAATCGGGATTCTTCAATTGAAGTTAAGGAATTCGAATCATTCGATGTAATGGTTGGTGAACTTAAAAAAGAGGGAATCAAAAACCTGGCAATAGAGCCAACATTGCCCTACAGCACATATGTCAGATTCAGGGATGATTTCACAATAGATTCAAAGAATTATATTGATGCTCAAAGAATGATTAAAACACCTGATGAAATTGAAAAAATCACCAAAGCAACTGAAATCGCTCAAAAATCATTTCTGCAATTGGATATATATAACAATGGGGGCAGTGAAAAGGAAGTGGCATTTGATCTTGTAAGATACATGATTGAAAACGGTGCAGAAAAGGAATCATTTGATACAATCGTAACAAGTGGTGCAAATTCAAGCCTGCCTCATGCAATTCCACAGGCAAAATCTTTGGAAGAACCAATACTGATTGATTGGGGAGCTATTTTTGAAGGGTACTGCTCTGACAATACTCGTACAATGGTTTATACTGAGTCACAACAGGAAATATGGAACATTGTTGCTGAATCACATGACAAGGCAATCAAGGCAATCAAACCTGGAATGAAATGCTGTGAAGTTGATAAAGTTGCCCGTGACATTATTTCCGATTATGGCTATGGCGATAAGTTCATCCACTCAACAGGCCATAGTCTTGGTTTGGACATTCATGAAACACCTGGTTTTTCTCTTCGAGATGAAACAATAATCAAAGAAGGTATGGTTATAACAGTGGAACCAGGAATATACTTGGAAGGGGAGTTCGGAGTTCGCCTGGAAGATACAGTTCACATTACAAAAAGGGGCAATGTCATCGGTGATTTGCCTTTAAATATCTAA